From Halostagnicola kamekurae, the proteins below share one genomic window:
- a CDS encoding C-terminal binding protein produces MTQRIGDVTVGITAGSEFDLEIERSVFEGTDATLRPVDIGSTDDLIAELADVDAVIDRLLAAPYTASVVDALEACDVIARCGIGVDGIDLERAAQRGMYVLNVPEYCQYEVSEHTMMLLLAVERTLPTYDTAMKDGVWARDVTTPSVHRLHGQTMGLVGFGTIGRLVAERADAFGMEVVAFDPHIDATEMEQAGVKAVEFDELLAVSDAVSLHTPLVEDTEGMLDAAAFERMKETAVLINVARGGLVVEDDLVAALQSGDIAGAGLDVFDEEPSSRGDSNPPFSSPLRDLERVILTPHVAWFSREANDERRRTAARDVRRVLAGKEPENAVVEPSSVRET; encoded by the coding sequence CGAACGATCCGTGTTCGAGGGGACGGACGCGACGCTTCGCCCGGTCGATATCGGGTCGACCGACGATCTCATCGCGGAGCTGGCCGACGTCGACGCGGTGATCGACCGGTTGCTGGCGGCCCCCTACACGGCGTCGGTCGTCGACGCGCTCGAGGCGTGTGACGTGATCGCCCGCTGTGGCATTGGCGTCGACGGAATCGATCTCGAGCGCGCCGCCCAACGTGGAATGTACGTCCTCAACGTTCCGGAGTACTGCCAGTACGAGGTATCGGAACACACGATGATGCTGTTGCTCGCGGTAGAGCGCACACTCCCAACGTACGACACGGCGATGAAAGACGGCGTGTGGGCGCGGGACGTTACGACGCCGTCGGTCCACCGACTACACGGCCAGACGATGGGACTCGTCGGGTTCGGAACGATCGGGCGACTCGTCGCGGAGAGAGCCGACGCGTTCGGGATGGAGGTCGTCGCGTTCGACCCGCACATCGACGCGACGGAGATGGAGCAAGCGGGGGTCAAAGCGGTCGAGTTCGACGAATTACTGGCGGTTTCGGACGCCGTGTCGCTGCATACGCCACTCGTCGAAGACACCGAAGGCATGCTGGACGCGGCCGCGTTCGAACGGATGAAGGAGACGGCGGTGTTGATAAACGTGGCGCGCGGCGGACTCGTGGTCGAGGACGACCTCGTTGCCGCCCTGCAGTCCGGCGATATCGCCGGTGCCGGACTCGACGTGTTCGACGAGGAACCCTCGAGTCGGGGCGATTCGAACCCGCCGTTTTCGAGTCCGCTTCGGGATCTCGAGCGGGTGATCCTCACCCCGCACGTCGCGTGGTTTTCGAGAGAGGCAAACGACGAACGCCGACGAACGGCCGCTCGAGACGTTCGACGCGTCCTCGCCGGGAAGGAGCCGGAAAACGCCGTCGTGGAACCGTCGTCGGTTCGAGAGACCTGA
- a CDS encoding sugar phosphate isomerase/epimerase family protein, whose product MGTGYTTIMYDAEAIDDALGDIAACQYDGVEIGVEKIRANGVEPVDRWLKEYDLELYLAMSEWIESEAAVQRMIDDMPTIADLGAEFVGILPPQRARYDTGTVEEWLSRITNAAVDAGVRPVVHHHGATAIEGPSEIRRYLEAIDDLELLFDTAHYYPYGDNYPDGDLTDGIERFADDIAYVHLKDVDPVKDFEANRDALSEADFHLDNVINYFRSFTDLGDGILEFDAFYEALTEAGYDGHYTIEIENEVDKPLIHAKENYDYWSSVEAANARSR is encoded by the coding sequence ATGGGAACTGGCTACACGACCATCATGTACGACGCCGAAGCTATCGACGATGCGCTGGGCGATATCGCCGCCTGTCAGTACGATGGCGTCGAGATCGGAGTCGAGAAGATCCGTGCGAACGGTGTCGAGCCCGTCGATCGATGGCTCAAAGAGTACGACCTGGAGTTATACCTGGCGATGAGCGAGTGGATCGAATCCGAAGCGGCGGTCCAACGGATGATCGACGACATGCCGACCATCGCCGATCTCGGCGCAGAGTTCGTCGGGATACTGCCGCCACAGCGGGCTCGATACGACACCGGAACCGTCGAGGAATGGCTGTCCCGAATCACCAATGCGGCAGTCGACGCCGGGGTGCGTCCGGTCGTCCACCACCACGGTGCGACCGCTATCGAGGGACCGTCGGAGATTCGCCGCTACCTCGAGGCCATCGACGACCTGGAACTCCTGTTCGATACCGCTCACTACTACCCCTACGGGGACAACTATCCCGACGGCGACCTGACCGACGGCATCGAGCGGTTCGCAGACGACATCGCCTACGTTCACCTCAAAGACGTCGACCCGGTCAAGGACTTCGAAGCGAACCGAGACGCGCTCTCCGAGGCCGACTTCCACCTCGACAACGTCATCAACTACTTCCGGTCGTTCACCGATCTCGGGGACGGCATTCTCGAGTTCGACGCGTTCTACGAGGCGCTGACGGAGGCCGGATACGACGGACACTACACGATCGAAATCGAAAATGAGGTAGATAAACCGCTCATCCACGCCAAGGAGAACTACGACTACTGGTCGTCCGTCGAGGCGGCGAACGCTCGTTCACGCTGA